In the Desulfitobacterium hafniense DCB-2 genome, TAAGTTCCTCATAGGAAATAGTATCATCGAAAGGAGAGAGGTTTCCTTGCCTACCCAAACCTTTTTTAATCTGCCTGAAGCCAAAAGAACCCGCATCATTGAGGCCGCTACCCGGGAGTTTGCCGCCTATGCTTTTGATCAGGCCAGCATTGCCCGCATCATTGAACAAGCGGGGATCCCCCGGGGAAGCTTCTATCAGTATTTCGAAAACCTCAAGGATTTATATAAGTACATTTTCGACCTTTCTGTGGAGAAAAAACTCCAGTATTTTGACGCCAAAGTCCCTGCTCTCCATGGGGAAGGCTTTGAATTTTTCTCTACCTTACAGCGGGTTTTTGTGGTAGGGCTGGAATTTGCCCGGGAGCATCCCGATCTTTTGGCTCTCGGTGACCGGTTTATTAAAGAGAGCAATGCCCCGCTGCGTCAGGAAGTGATGGCTGAACAAGCCCTTCAGTCCGCCGGTTTTTACAGCGACATGCTGCGGCGGGGCTTTGATTTAGGACAGCTGGACCCCTCTGTGGATTACACAACTGCTCTTTATTTTATGAAGGGGATGCATGCCGCTTTGGTGGAGACCTATCTGGCCTTGGATCAAAGCAACCCAGGCCTTGTCTTTGAAGATGACGCTTATCTGAAGAGCATCAATAATCTTCTCCAGCTCCTGGCCCATGGTTTGAAAAATAAGGAGGCGTTGCCATGACGCTTTTACTTGAAGGAAAAGGTATCCGCAAAGTGTACCAAACAGGTGAAGTTGAATTGGAGGTTCTTAAAGGGCTGGATTTTCAAATCTTTGCCGGTGAGTTTATCGTGATCCTCGGGCAAAGCGGCTCCGGGAAAACCACCCTCCTCAACATTATCGGCGGTATGACTCCTCCCACCACGGGGGAATTGCATTACCAAGGCCAGCCTTTACATGAAGCCGGCGATGCGGAACTGACGTTTTACCGGCGTCAGGCCGTTGGCTTTGTCTTTCAGCATTACAATCTGATGCCCAACCTCACCGCTGCCGAGAATATTTGGCTGGCTGCTGAAATCGCTGACGCCCCCCTGTCCGTAAACGAAGTCCTTCAGGATGTAGGCCTGGAGCCATGGGCGGAGCATTTTCCTTCCCAGCTCTCCGGCGGACAGCAGCAGCGGGTGGCCATTGCCCGGGCTATTGTCAAGAATCCTGCCTTACTTCTTTGTGATGAGCCTACCGGTGCATTGGATATTCAAACGGGTATCCAGGTCTTAAAAACGTTACAAAGGCTCAGCCGGGATTACCAAAAGACGATCATCCTCATCACCCATAACGGGGAGATCGCCAAGATGGCCAATCGTGTGTTTTTTATCAAGGATGGGATGCTGGAAAAAATCCAGACCAATGAGCATCCTCTCCAGCCGGAGGAACTTTTATGGTAGTGCTGAGAAAGAAACTGTTCCGGGAAATTCAAGCCAACAAAGGGGTCTACCTGGCCTGCATTGTGGTGATCATCATCGGGCTTCTTTCTTATACCTCCATGTCCATCATTCTGGAAAATTTAGAACGGGCCCAAAGCAAGTTTTATGCCGATACCCACTTTGCCGATGGTTTCATTAAAGTCACCGGCTATCCGGAAAGTCAGGTGAAAAAGCTGGCTCAGCTGGAGGGGCTGGCTGATGCGGAGGGACGCATCGTCAAGGATGCCCGGCTTTTTGAAGAGCAATCCGACAGCAACCGTTCCCTGCGCCTGATTTCCATGGGATTTGAAACGCCGCCGGAGCTGAATCAGATTCTCCTCTTCAGCGGCCGTTTTCCAGTGGACAGCTCGTTGGAGATTCTGGTGGATCCCAAATTCTTTGCCGCCAATGAACTGGCACTGGGGGATCAGCTCACCCTGATTCTGGAAGGGAAGCGTTCCACCTTCACTGTGGTGGGCACTGCCCAAAGCCCTGAATTCATCTATGCTATGCGCTCCGCTCAGGATCTTTATCCTGATCCCCAGACCTTTGGCATGGCTTATCTTCCCTACACTTCCCTCAAGACCTTAGTCAAGGAGTCCGGCCAGGTCAATGACATCGTCTTCTCCCTGGAGCCGGACACCAAGTTTGAGGATGTTAAAGCGCTCCTGGAAGAGGAACTTAAGCCCTACGGTCTCCAAAGCATCTTCCCCCGCAAGGATCAAACCAGCCACGCCATCCTCGAAGGGGAGCTGAACAGCCTGCGCAGTATGGCCCAGGCTTTGCCCGTGGTCTTTCTGGGAGTTTCCAGCATTATTCTCTATACCATGCTGCGCCGCCTCATTGAACAGCAACGGGGGAGCATCGGCACTTTAAAGGCTTTCGGTTTTACCAATCAGGAAATCGTCCTTCATTATTTATCTTATCCCCTGCTGATTGGCGGGATGGGAGGATTGTTGGGAGGGCTGTCCGGGATTGCCCTTTCTTTTCCCTTAACGGCCCTCTATGAAGAATTTTTTGCTCTGCCTGGTTTGGCAAGCACCTTTTCCTGGAAATACCTCTTTTTTGGGATCGCCCTTGCCCTGATTTTCAGCTTGCTCAGCGGCATTAAAGGCAGCCTGGACATCCTCCGCCTGGATCCGGCCGAGGCCATGCGTCCCGCGGCTCCAGGCTCAGCCAGGAAAACACCTCTGGAGAAGCTGCCCCGGCTATGGCGCTCCTTCGCTTCCCAAACCCAGATGGGGATCCGCAATGTTTTTCGTGCCCCGGTGCGCAGCGCTTTCACTGTGGTGGGCATGGCGGTGGTCTTCAGCTTAATGACTGTTTCCTGGTCCATGGAAAATATGATCGATAAACTCACGACCTTTCAATTCCAACAGGTGCAAACCTATGATGTGAAGATTGCTTTAAACAGTCCCGCCTCTGCCCGCTCCCTTCAGTATTCACTGGCTCATGAGCCGGGCCTCACCGAGCTGGAGCCCCTTTTAGAAATCCCGGCTACCCTGAAGCATCAATGGCATAAAAAAGAGGTGGCTGTCTTAGGCCTCTCCCCGGATTCCACCCTTTATCATGTGCTTGATCAACAAGGCCATAAAGTACCCCTGCCCTCTGATGGGATCCTGCTCTCCCAACGCTTGGCTCAGCTCCTTCAGGTGCAGGCAGGAGACTCCATTCAAGTGAAAAGCCCCCTCAGCCGTGAGTTGGTTGCCGAACAAGAGCAAACCCTGATTGTCAGAGGAGTCATTCCCCAATATATCGGGCTTAATGCCTTTATGGACATCGGTGCCCTGCAGAATTTTTTGCAGCAAGGGGAGATTGCCACGTCCATGCTCATCGGGATGAATGAAGAAGATGTCTCCGCCTTGAAGAGCAAGTACCGGGATGCCGGTCAAGTGGGTTCCATCGAATCCGCCAAGGAAAGCTTAGCCAAAATTGAGGAAATGATGGGCTCCTATGGCTTTACTATCTACTTTCTGGCCATCCTGGCCGGCATTGCCGGCTTTGCCCTGATTTATAATTCCAGTATTATCTCTCTTTCGGAAAGGCAGCGGGAACTGGCCTCCTTGCGGGTTCTCGGTATGACACCCAAGGAAGTTCTCAAAGTGATCACCTCGGAGCAGTGGCTGTTAACTCTCCTCGGCGTTCTCCTGGGGATCCCCCTTTCTTTCGCTCTCTCCCAGGCGATGGGGCAATCCTTGAACTCCGATCTGTACACCCTCCCCACAGAAGTTCCTCTCTCGGCTCTGGGCGGTGCAGCGCTGGGAACGGCATTGTCCGTATGGTTTGCCCAAACACGGGCTTACCGGAAGATTATCGCCATGCCTTTTGTGGAGATTTTAGCTACGAAAGAGTAACTCCTCCCCGTGGGCGACTCAACTCAACTTAACTCTAATTAAGGAGGTCTTCCTATGTCTGTTGAACCCTCTTCAGCCAAGGGCTTTCCTTTCTCCTTCTTCAGGAAGGGCCGGATGCCAGGAATCAAAAAAAACAACCAGAAAAATACCCGCAAGCGCAGGGTCATCATCTACGGAATCATTGCCGTCCTTGTTCTCGCCTCCGTGCTGGCTTCGAGCCTTAAGCCCCTTGCAGGAACCGTGCTCACTGTGGAGCCCAAGGAATTTGTCCGGGGATTTACGGAGGAGGGGCAGGTTTTGGCGGCCCGGGAATGGCCTCTGTACACTTCTGTGGATGGTAAAATCATGGCTGTTCATGTCCGGAACGGCGATTCCGTGAGCAAAGGGCGGACCTTACTGGAACTGGATACCACCGATTTGGTTTATCAGTTGACTGCTTTAAAAGCCCAGCTGCGAAGCGTGGAAGGCCAGCATCTCCAAACAACCGGCGATCCCATAAAAGCCTTGGTACAGCAGCAAACCCTGCTTATTGAACAAGCTGAACGGGATGCCCTGGCTCTTGAGCAAAGCCACAGCCGGATGAAGGCTCTCTTTGACGCGGGGGCAATTCCCCTGACCCAATATGAAGAAGCCCGGCTTCAGGCCGAAAAAGCCCGGAACGTTTTAGAGCAACAAAAAGCTGCCCTGGCCTTGCTCTATGAGCAGCAATCCCTGCCCGGAACAGAACAGATCTATGCCGGCCAAAAAGATGCACTGCAAGCACAAATCAGCCAGCTTGAGGATCGGATTGGCAAAGCCAAGGTAACGGCCCCGGAAGACGGTCTGATTAAAGATTCCCATCTCAAAGAAGGAGAATTTGCCGCCGCCGGTCAACTTCTCTTGAATGTCTTTGCTCCTAAAGGCTACAAGGCGGAAGGCTATATCTTAGCCAAAGAGGCTCCCTCCATTAAGGCCGGAGATCCTGTGGAGATCATTCTGGATACTAATTCCGGGGATCAAATTCTCAGCGGGGACATCGAAAGTGTGGAGCCCTCAGCCGTGGAGCGCATTTCTCCCCTGGGGTTGAAAGAAAACCGGGTTAAAGTAACCGTCTTTCTCCACAGCGAGTCACCGGTAATTATTGGCAGCACGGTAGATATTAAATTTATCACCCACCGGGCAGAGGCTCAGCTTATGATCCCCAAAACCGCCCTCTTCCCTTATGAAAACGGGGAGGCAGTCTGGGTTGTTGATGAGGGTAAAGCCCAGATCCGGCCGGTGGTTAAGGGCATGGAAAACGACAAGGAAGTCATTATCCTGGAAGGGCTTAACCCAGGCGTTCAGATACTTTTGGATACCGATCTGGCCGGACTTAAGGAAGGCAAAAAGATCAAAGCTCTTTGAAATAGGTTTCCTTCAGCGGGAGATTGGGCTCCCGCTATCTAACCCCAAAAAGGCAGGCCAAAAGATTTATGGTCAAAAACCTAGAGTCTATACGCCTTGCGAGGGCTTCTACACAAAAAGTAGAAGCTCTCATTTCTTTGATTTATTAGCCCTCCAGCTTTATTCTATCAGACACCCATCAAACCTTGTCTGTACGTTTTTTGCATCTTTATTTAAATTTTAGCATCTTATTCTACCTTATCAATAATCCGACGTTACGTACGTTTTTCTGCAAGAAAGATACAATGTTCGATGTACCGATAAAGGTTAGAACACTTACATCTTTTTGTTTTGTCCAAATATTCTTTTGCGATAGTTACGTCTAAGTCTCCGTGGTTAGTAGGAAAGATAATTATATAGTCCTTTTTCCGCTTTACTTCAATATGTGCTTCTTTCATTGCTGCCTCAAGATTTGGATCATTATAAATCGGTACAATGTATTCGTATAACCAGTGGTTTTTGAACATCTCTTTAGTAATAAATTCATTTTTTTGCTCCGGAGTGCAGTCATCGACATCCATAATAATGAAAAGGGAAAAATTTAATAATTTCCCCTTTTCATAGTTCACATCAGTAAATTGACGTATAAAACCTTTGAAAGTTGCAAACCTTCGATCATTTAATATATTCATAACACTTGTTACTTGAATACTTGTCTTTCCTTTGTCTCGAGCAATAATTTCATGCTTCAGCCTTAAATTTGACTTAATACTGCTACAAATTCTGTATTCTGATTGCCCGTGTACAATAGACATTATTTCCATTTTAACAGGTTCTCTCATGCTTCATCACCATCCTCATTATCACTGGATGGGATGTTATCTAGAACATCTTCGACAAGCTCTTGGAAATCAAAATATCCTGTATAGGGAATTCCATCATAATCACCTCGCAAATACTTGTTTCGCATACTATTTGTCTTTTGTGTACGCTGCCTATAATTTGCTACACAGTCTATACTTTTATTGCCAGTTGCATTTACTCGGATAATGTATGTGTTTTCAGTGGGAAGACTTTCCATGAGTAAAGTATTGTGAGTTGTCGCAATCAGCTGTCCTTCAATTGATTCAAGCAAACGTTCAAGAAGATTTTTCATCAATACATCGTGAATCCCACTATCAATTTCATCAACAAATACAGGTGTCCCAGCAACGCTGCCAAAAAGCATAGGAAAAATTTCCAGAAGCTTTCGAGTCCCCGTTGACTCCAATGAAATAGGAATATCGATTAATTTACCGTCAATTAACTTCTTGAAGCATAGCTCATAAGAGTAATCATTTTCATTGGGAGTAAAAACATAATGAACCGCTTTAATATCGGAATATAACTGGGTAAAAAAAGTATTCAAAGCTGTTTCACATAATTTTAACTCTTTATTATTCTGATCTTTTACTGACCCTTCATCTAGTTGTCTCATAAATTTAAGGGGAATTGAAATTCTTGCTGTTTCCCCATGACATTCTTTGCACCAAACAGAGAGTCCTCTCATCTCCCAAATTACATTTAAAAGATTCTTATTTATTTTGGCTTTAATATAGTTACTGTTTTTTGTCTCAATCTCATTGCATAATATCGCCATAAATGTGTGTTTTCCCCAATACTTTTCAATATTGTCTTGTAGCTCTTTTTTATAGTCTAGATCGAGAAAGACAGTAGGACTTAAAGTTATTTGATTTTTTGAAATAGAAAAAACAGTTCCTTCACGTTCATTAATCTGATAGCGAAGTTCTTCCTTTATAATTTTATCCTTAGAAAACTCCATAAAATAACTGCCATCTGATTCTTCAATACGAAAACCAAATTTTGTTGACATGTTTTTCTCGTTTCCGAGCATTTTATATTCATCAATCAAATTAGAAAGTGTAATAAATTGCATATGCAAAATTTGCTGTAGTAGTTGATGGCGTATTTTGTCGTCTTTTATGGATTCAAATAGGTTACTCTTGTATTCAGGCATATCTTTTAATTCAACTTGATTCTTAAAAGTATTAAGTGTCTGTAATAAGAATAAAAATGAAGACATTAGGTTTGATTTTCCGGAACCGTTTTCACCATAAATAAAAACAACTTTTTTGGGTTTACCATATGCCTTCCTCAGATCGAGCGTAATATTCGAAAAAGATCTAAAGTTCTTTAGCTCAAAATAAGTGATCATATTAACACCTCCATTTGTTATATATTATAACACTTTCTCGGATTAATAGTACTGATCTTTAGATTTTTTTGGACCAATGAATCATTCATAGCTTTTTGCACAAAAATAAGTGTTTTTTTAGCGCCTATCATCTCAAAATCTTTTTCCCTGATTACTCCATGATCTGTCTGACGGCTTTATGCCACCCTTGATAATACTTTTCTTTGCGCTCCTCTGCCATCTGAGGTTTAAAAGAGCGTTCCATTTTTGCCTTGTCTCT is a window encoding:
- a CDS encoding ABC transporter permease translates to MVVLRKKLFREIQANKGVYLACIVVIIIGLLSYTSMSIILENLERAQSKFYADTHFADGFIKVTGYPESQVKKLAQLEGLADAEGRIVKDARLFEEQSDSNRSLRLISMGFETPPELNQILLFSGRFPVDSSLEILVDPKFFAANELALGDQLTLILEGKRSTFTVVGTAQSPEFIYAMRSAQDLYPDPQTFGMAYLPYTSLKTLVKESGQVNDIVFSLEPDTKFEDVKALLEEELKPYGLQSIFPRKDQTSHAILEGELNSLRSMAQALPVVFLGVSSIILYTMLRRLIEQQRGSIGTLKAFGFTNQEIVLHYLSYPLLIGGMGGLLGGLSGIALSFPLTALYEEFFALPGLASTFSWKYLFFGIALALIFSLLSGIKGSLDILRLDPAEAMRPAAPGSARKTPLEKLPRLWRSFASQTQMGIRNVFRAPVRSAFTVVGMAVVFSLMTVSWSMENMIDKLTTFQFQQVQTYDVKIALNSPASARSLQYSLAHEPGLTELEPLLEIPATLKHQWHKKEVAVLGLSPDSTLYHVLDQQGHKVPLPSDGILLSQRLAQLLQVQAGDSIQVKSPLSRELVAEQEQTLIVRGVIPQYIGLNAFMDIGALQNFLQQGEIATSMLIGMNEEDVSALKSKYRDAGQVGSIESAKESLAKIEEMMGSYGFTIYFLAILAGIAGFALIYNSSIISLSERQRELASLRVLGMTPKEVLKVITSEQWLLTLLGVLLGIPLSFALSQAMGQSLNSDLYTLPTEVPLSALGGAALGTALSVWFAQTRAYRKIIAMPFVEILATKE
- a CDS encoding ABC transporter ATP-binding protein; the protein is MTLLLEGKGIRKVYQTGEVELEVLKGLDFQIFAGEFIVILGQSGSGKTTLLNIIGGMTPPTTGELHYQGQPLHEAGDAELTFYRRQAVGFVFQHYNLMPNLTAAENIWLAAEIADAPLSVNEVLQDVGLEPWAEHFPSQLSGGQQQRVAIARAIVKNPALLLCDEPTGALDIQTGIQVLKTLQRLSRDYQKTIILITHNGEIAKMANRVFFIKDGMLEKIQTNEHPLQPEELLW
- a CDS encoding AAA family ATPase, which gives rise to MITYFELKNFRSFSNITLDLRKAYGKPKKVVFIYGENGSGKSNLMSSFLFLLQTLNTFKNQVELKDMPEYKSNLFESIKDDKIRHQLLQQILHMQFITLSNLIDEYKMLGNEKNMSTKFGFRIEESDGSYFMEFSKDKIIKEELRYQINEREGTVFSISKNQITLSPTVFLDLDYKKELQDNIEKYWGKHTFMAILCNEIETKNSNYIKAKINKNLLNVIWEMRGLSVWCKECHGETARISIPLKFMRQLDEGSVKDQNNKELKLCETALNTFFTQLYSDIKAVHYVFTPNENDYSYELCFKKLIDGKLIDIPISLESTGTRKLLEIFPMLFGSVAGTPVFVDEIDSGIHDVLMKNLLERLLESIEGQLIATTHNTLLMESLPTENTYIIRVNATGNKSIDCVANYRQRTQKTNSMRNKYLRGDYDGIPYTGYFDFQELVEDVLDNIPSSDNEDGDEA
- a CDS encoding efflux RND transporter periplasmic adaptor subunit, coding for MSVEPSSAKGFPFSFFRKGRMPGIKKNNQKNTRKRRVIIYGIIAVLVLASVLASSLKPLAGTVLTVEPKEFVRGFTEEGQVLAAREWPLYTSVDGKIMAVHVRNGDSVSKGRTLLELDTTDLVYQLTALKAQLRSVEGQHLQTTGDPIKALVQQQTLLIEQAERDALALEQSHSRMKALFDAGAIPLTQYEEARLQAEKARNVLEQQKAALALLYEQQSLPGTEQIYAGQKDALQAQISQLEDRIGKAKVTAPEDGLIKDSHLKEGEFAAAGQLLLNVFAPKGYKAEGYILAKEAPSIKAGDPVEIILDTNSGDQILSGDIESVEPSAVERISPLGLKENRVKVTVFLHSESPVIIGSTVDIKFITHRAEAQLMIPKTALFPYENGEAVWVVDEGKAQIRPVVKGMENDKEVIILEGLNPGVQILLDTDLAGLKEGKKIKAL
- a CDS encoding TetR/AcrR family transcriptional regulator, whose product is MPTQTFFNLPEAKRTRIIEAATREFAAYAFDQASIARIIEQAGIPRGSFYQYFENLKDLYKYIFDLSVEKKLQYFDAKVPALHGEGFEFFSTLQRVFVVGLEFAREHPDLLALGDRFIKESNAPLRQEVMAEQALQSAGFYSDMLRRGFDLGQLDPSVDYTTALYFMKGMHAALVETYLALDQSNPGLVFEDDAYLKSINNLLQLLAHGLKNKEALP